tctaatattttatagaaaagttgcagaATGAGTATAGAGAGTTCAAATATCATCCTCACCCAGTTTCTGCTAATATTTATATCTTACCATAACCATGGTACAGTTGCATTTAGTGTCTCTAGTCTGTGTCAGTTTCTCAGCTCTATTTAAAATTACCTTGCCAGTTTTAAAGATTACTATTCaggcattttgtagaatgtccctcagtttgggtttgtctgatatttttctctgTTAGACTGAGGTAAAGTGCCCTACTCATCACGTTAGGAGTTCTGTGATATTAACATCACTGGTcactggtgatgttaaccttgatcactcggtgaaggtggtgtctgccaggaacattgtaaagttactattttttcccccattttcacACTTTGTTCCTTGGGAGCAAGTCATGTCCAGTACAAACTCAGAGGGAGGGAAATTATGTGCACCTCCTGGAGGGTTCCCCACATTTTGCCTGCTATAGTTAAAAATTCTCAGCCCTCCAAATTTCGTATTCATAAAAGCACACAAAAATAACTCcctgggccgggcgcgatggctcagcctgtaatcccagcactttgggaggccgaggcgggtggatcacgaggtcaggagatcaagaccatcctggctaacaccgtgaaaccccgtctctactaaaaaatacaaaaacttagctgggcgtggtggcgggcacctgtagtcccagctactcgggaggctgaggcaggagaatggcatgaacccgggaggcggagcttgcaggtgagccgagatcgcgccactgcactccagcctgggcgacagagcgagactccgtctcaaaataaataaataaataaaataataaaaaaataactccCCCTCTTTCATCTGCAGTCCCCTCACTAGCCCGCTTTTACTCTATTCACTTTCCTGCCCTGAATAACGTTGCCGATGCTGGTCATTTTCTTCCTCGGGGTTGTGATCTTTGCTGCACACAGCAGCCAGCCTCAGTGGTGTAGTTTGTGCTTCCTCCTCCCTCCGAACGCCTAAATTGCGGCACCAAAGAGGCCGCAATGACTGGTGAGCAAGACTCCTCTTCCTCATATTTTGTGAGGAAGGAAGCTGGCAAGACTATGAATTTGTGTACATTTATAAATTGTGTTCCTGTTACACATGGTTATTAAAAACATGCTTGATCTGTTCAGTTTCTGAATATCTGAACTAATTCAGCTCATTAAGGGAATTTGTATACTTAGGTCAACAGCTTCTACAGAGGCGTTGCCTTGACGCCATCTAGTGGCAATATAGGCACAATTCtgagaagcattttaaaaagtcttgagTACAGGAATACAGGTTTGCAAGAGAGATGTAGAATAGGGGATGGAAGATGGAACTGTACTGAGTCTGGTAGCAGGACAGGGTGATTTTTTGGGGGAAAGTGCCAGGTTTTGGAAACCAATGCTTGttctttgtttcattctttttaatattcttattataGACTGCTCTGTTGACGCTGAGTGTAAAGCCATAACTTGCCCCTATGAGCGTCTCTTTGGATGCTTGCATCCCGCTTGATGTTTcatcagctttcttttcttggttcAGGTACTGCTAAAGTAGCTGAGGGCTCAGAACAGTGGGGAATAGGAGCATGAATGCAAGAGACTTTGGTAGAAAGAATTATGGTAGTATTATGGCAGACACATTTTGGTTGtgtcaaaattaaaaaccataGTGTTACTCTGGTAAAGAGGATGGCACTGAGGCTGTTACTCTCCACATACACCCCTTCATTGCAGCTCTTGGTGTGGATGCCGATAGGCTGAACAGTTCTGTGTGGAGATGAAGTAGCAGCCGTGGTTCACAGAtttctctcctgcctcacctctccTAGAATTTATTATTCAGCAGTTGATATTTATCCTGTCTTCTccttgtttttgcttgtttgctcaCCCTATCCTTCCCTTTGTTTTCATTGTCATTGCAGTAAGCCTTTGCATAGGTGTAAATATGGCTCTCatgtttatatattcaaatttcaAACATATTGAAACCATTAATTATTTGCCTCACCCACCAGAACATAAGCTGCATGAGAGCAGCAACTTTGTTTCTTTCCATTGTATCCCAAGAGCTTGGAACAGtggactggcacatagtagtcattaataaatattggttaaataattgataaatgtcatgctttccctttttttttttttttttttttttttgagacggagtctctctctgttgcccagactagagtgcaatggcatgatctcggctcactgcaatctccacctctcgggttcaagtgattctcctgcctcagcctcctgagtagctgggactacaggtgtgtgccaccatgcccggctaatttttgtattttcagtagagatggggtttcaccatgttggccaggctggtctcgaatttctaacctcaagtgatccacccgcctcggcctcccgaagtgctgggattataggcgtgagccaccgcgcccggcccatgcttTCCCTTTTTATAACATGAGGTACCTTGCATTTGCCACTGTTAAATTCTCAGACTGTCTTACTTAGGTTTTGTGGAGTTAGGTCGGGTGGAAGTAGGATTTCAGGAGACTGTGCTCTAGGCTGTCTGGATTTTAGTTCTTTCCTTCGGAAGGCCATTCTGTAATTGTGTCTCTGTACCTAATGTCAGATCCCAGGCCAGTGTCAGGTAGATGTAAGTGACGGTGGGACCGTTACCTTCAAGAACGTTTCTTCTGGTCACAGCTGTAACATCTTTACCAGAGAAGGGATTTCAGACAGTAACAAAACTGAGTGGTGAGAAGTGAAATGCTCTGCCATAATACTGATACCGTCCCCAGGGATTCTGACACAGCCAGCAGCAGTACGTGTTCATCAGCACTGAAGCAGGGCACCTCCTGATTCAGCAGAGagaccctcccctccccagccatgttggcGGCTGCCCTAGGATTGCTGATGCCCATTGCAGGGGCTGAATTTCTCATTGGCCTGGTTGGAAATGGAGTCCCTGTGGTCTGCAGTTTTAGAGGATGGGTCAAAAAAATGTAAGGAGTCCCTATAAATTCTCATGATTCTGGTAAGTAGCCACTTTCTCCTACTCAGGCCGATCATGTTGGACATAAGTCTGTTTCCACTTTCCCAGAGCAGTGGTTGGCTTTACTATCTTAATGTCTTCGAGTCCTGGTAAGCCAGGCCAACATGTAGTTTGCCACTTTCTTCAGTGGCTTCTGCTGCATGGAGATCATGACCTTTGTCCCGCTGACTTCTTGTAGCTGAAAAgactgggtttttgttttttgctagtGTCTTTCAAGATCACTTTTTATTTCTCAGCTCTTGTTGGCTGGACCCTTTAAAAACCCTTAACAGGAAACAGCAACATCCTGCATCCCATTTTAAATCTGTTATTTTTATAGATTGCTGTCCAGTGAAGGAGACTGATTGCTATTTGTGATGTTTCTGTTCCACTTGTCTTTTTGTAAAGACATCACAGGAAGATGGAGGACCACACAGCTGTCAGGAGGAGGCTCAAACCAAGGTGCTCATCGCTCTGAACTTCCCCCTTTACATGGTTTCTGCCTTGGCCAGACACTTTTCCATGACCTTCTAATCTCCCTCTGATCTCACCATTCTTGCCATCTCTGCAACACTCATGGCTGTTTATACTTCATTTCCGTCTATTGTAATGGTTATGAGGAATCAGACTTGTCAGAGAATTCTGTAGGAGATGATATGTACATGGAAATCCTAGAGGCCATGACTTGGAAGAAGGATCTAATCAGGCCCTTAACTGTATCACTGACAACAGTAAAAATAACTGtagattttagaaaaatgaaatttttattctcaattctcctcatttcttctttgattttgaaacaaaatgaaagggTAACATGAAAAACAGGCTAGAAACTGGAGCTTATTGCTCTCTAAGCAATGCAAATCACATCATTTTAATAAACTACAGAAGTCAAAACCGAGTTTTCATATTTTGCATGGGaagtatcacatttttaaaaattactgcagATAATCAAGTTTTCTTTGCCAATATGCTATGTTTTTGATAAAAGGAAGTAGAAAATAGCTatagtttgaaaataatatattttaaaaagaggtgagCCTGTATATTTTTTAGGCAAGCACTTTTCTTAGGGGAATTAGCtaaattattatctcaattttctaTGTAGTTTAGCCTCTCAACACCGGTAGTAAAGTAGTCAAAAACCTACCTTTATATTTCTGGATACTTTGGTTTTTTTGATGCCAGACTAGCTTTCTGGAAACGTGTCAGTTGGCTACCAGGATCGGTGGCAAATTCCACTGCCAGGCTAGATTGGggcaggtggggagagagaggcaCTATGTCTCTATCAGAAAGTCACtgaagaaacactgtttttggacgAGTTCAAGCCTCATCTAGATTTTTAGTCCAGTAGAAGATCGCGACCACCTCTGCCCCTCCATAGCCTACAGCCAGAGTTTTAGAGTACCAGGCCTTGCAGCTTGGTGGAGATGATGTACAATGGATGCTACCTGGAGGCAGGGACTGTGTATTATAATGGCGCCGTCCCCTGTGCCTAGTACACCGTAGTTTGACACAAAATAAGCACTTTGTAAATTTAGTCCGAAGGAATGGAAATCTCATCCTACAATCCATTCAGTTATTAATAGagcaactgaggcccagagacggGCAGTGGCCTGCCTGCCTACAGCTTCGTAGAGAGTTCTCAgcatgcttactttttttttttgagatggagtcttgctctgtcgcccaggctggagtgcagtggcgcgatcttggcccactgcagcttccatctcctgggttcaagtggttctcctgcctcagcctcccgagtagctgggactacaggcagccaccaccacgcccagataatttttgtatttttagtagagatggggcttcaccatgttggccagggtggtctcgaactcctggcttcaggtgatccacccgccttggcctctcaaagtgttgggattacaggtgtgagccaccatgcctggcccagtgttcttttcatgaaaataaaatttctttttttatatagcATATGAGCTCATAACTGGCACTGTATAGCACCTGAGCATGTTTTGATTTGGTCTTTCTTGTTGAGGGGCCTTGTTACGTTATACCCTGGTGTCTAGACTTTGGCCCAAAACCTTTGAGATGGAGAGCCGGTGTCTGTGGTACTGTTTGCAATCTCTGGTTCTACACTCAGGGTTCATTCATGTAGATGCAAATACAGATGGTATCATAACTTCCAACCTCTCTGTTCCTCATCACAGCTGTTCAGTCTCGCTTGAAGACAGATTACGGAAGGACGAGGCCAAATCCAGATTTTGTGGTGTGAAAATTTACCCTGGTGTGTTATCACTACCAGGGGATCTGACCTCAGCCAGGAGCAGTGAGAGCCtcctctccccagccatgctgagcgCTGGCCTAGGACTGCTGATGCTGGTGGCAGTGGTTGAATTTCTCATCGGTTTAATTGGAAATGGAAGCCTGGTGGTCTGGAGTTTTAGAGAATGGATCAGAAAATTCAACTGGTCCTCATATAACCTCATTATCCTGGGCCTGGCTGGCTGCCGATTTCTCCTGCAGTGGCTGATCATTTTGGACTTAAGCTTGTTTCCACTTTTCCAGAGCAGCCGTTGGCTTCGCTATCTTAGTATCTTCTGGGTCCTGGTAAGCCAGGCCAGCTTATGGTTTGCCACCTTCCTCAGTGTCTTCTATTGCAAGAAGATCACGACCTTCGATCGCCCGGCCTACTTGTGGCTGAAGCAGAGGGCCTATAACCTGAGTCTCTGGTGCCTTCTGGGCTACTTTATAATCAATTTGTTACTTACAGTCCAAATTGGCTTAACATTCTATCATCCTCCCCAAGGAAACAGCAGCATTCGGTATCCCTTTGAAAGCTGGCAGTACCTGTATGCATTTCAGCTCAATTCAGGAAGTTATTTGCCTTTAGTGGTGTTTCTTGTTTCCTCTGGGATGCTGATTGTCTCTTTGTATACACACCACAAGAAGATGAAGGTCCATTCAGCTGGTAGGAGGGATGTCCGGGCCAAGGCTCACATCACTGCGCTGAAGTCCTTGGGCTGCTTCCTCTTACTTCACCTGGTTTATATCATGGCCAGCCCCTTCTCCATCACCTCCAAGACTTATCCTCCTGATCTCACCAGTGTCTTCATCTGGGAGACACTCATGGCAGCCTATCCTTCTCTTCATTCTCTCATATTGATCATGGGGATTCCTAGGGTGAAGCAGACTTGTCAGAAGAtcctgtggaagacagtgtgtgcTCGGAGATGCTGGGGCCCATGATCTGGGAAGAAAAGTGTGGTCAGGACACTCTTGGGACGCTCTTTTGATAGCTCTCTATAAGGGAGCTGCTTTCCATGTCTTTtaagattttccttcttttacaCCAATGTAATGAATGAGCAACAGAAAATACGGATCAAAACCCAATACTATGTCTCTTTTGGCAATgcaaagtatatttttttaatgtaccacAGAAATCAAGGCTAGGGCTTCATGTTTGGTAAAAGAGGTATTATATTCTCTCTACATATAGcaaataattcatatataaatCGTGTTTTTCCTATTATAAAAAGCAGAGATTAGGAACAATTCTGTCTACATATAgcaaaaattcatatataaattgTGTTTTTCCTAGTATAGAAAACAGAGATTAGGAACAATTATAGTGatcattaatttttatgaaattttaccTATACATTAATGTTAGTCATTTtagatatgctttttaaaaagtatcaaatAATTTCCCCATTTCTCTGCTGTAATGTATCTAATTAtctaactgaaaaacaaaacaaaacatctttaTATTTCTGGAAGTTTCTTTGAGCCCTAGCCTTGGCTTTCAGAATAAAAatcaggctcacgcctgtaatcccagcgctttgggaggctgaggcgggcggatcacgaggtcaagagatcaagaccaaattagccgggcgcggtggcgggcgcctgtagtcccagctactcgggaggctgaggcaggagaatggcgtgaacccgggaagcggagcttgcagtgagccgagattgcgccactgcagtccgcagtccggcctgggcgacagagcgggactccgtctcaaaaaaaaaaaaaaaaagagatcaagaccatcctggctaacatgattaaaccccatctctactaaaaatacaaaaaattagcctggtgtgttggcgggcacctgtagtcccagctactcgggaggctgaggcgggagaatggcatgaacccaggaggtggagatggcagtgagccgagaccatgccactgcactccagcctgggcaacagagcgagatgccgtctcaaaaaaaaaaaaaaaagcagaataaaagtcAGTTGGATGCCATGATCTGTATTAAGCTCCAAGGCCCAGGAACTGAAGTGGGGCAATATGAGAATGAGGGGCACTTGattctgcttaaaaaaaatagactgcCTTTGAAGAGGTCACGCTGTCTGCTCTTCAGTCATTTAGCCATTTTGCCTGTCTACTGTGGCCTCACCACAGCCTACAGTCAGAGTTCTAGTGTGCCAGGTCTTTGAGTTGGAGGGAGATCATTTAGAATGCCAGATCCATGGCAGTAGgaactgtgtctgtttttattttctcccacgTCTCTGTGACTAGAACACTGCCTATTGCATAATAAacgcttaataaatattttgtaaatgacTGAATAGCTGTGCTAACTGGTTTTACAATGCCTCCTTTGTATTGTAGGTAGAGAAACTGATGCCCAGAGAGGGGCAGTGGCCTGCCCTGGGTTTCATAGAGAGCCTGTGGCAGTGCTGGGACTAGAGCTGTTTCTTGACTCCTGGTGCAGGGCTCTTTCCTTTACAACATGCTACTTTCCTAATGTCCTTCCCTCCTTGGAACCCCATGCCTCTTTCTACAGACCCTTCTACACAActtattctcttccttctttctagcCTTCTTTGTTTCAGTTCCAGGGGGATCTGAAATCCAAAGGACAACACTTggcattcttaaatatttttttttcacttcctatGGATCACACTAATCTACTTTCATTAATCTATTCTCTCAAACATATCTTTTTCTTACCTGAATCTGAGAATTGAGGTACATGCTAGGCACATGTGGATATTAGTCATCACACAGGGGGAGATTGGTTCCACTGTCACTGTGAGTTGTGTGAGGTCAAGTACCATATTTTATGTCCTGGGAAGGAtcatattcattctttttaaatagaaaggtGCTTCTGCTTGGTTATATTTTTGTTAGTAGGATGAATTTTCATTAtaccatttctattttttttacagATGTCCTTTGTGACCAATTGTTGTAATAGTGACAATAGTATTTAACATTTGTATTGGGCTTTACATTTTACCAGACAATCTCATATATAgtccattatctcatttgattttaaTAGCAACTCTATGCAGTAACCAATTTTATCCCCAATTCACAGGTGACaaaactcaggctggagtgatggTTTGCCCAGGATCATGAACTTGTAAATAATGCAGATGGAGCAGACCCAAATTTTTTGACTCCGAGTCTTGTGCTCTTTCCAGTAAATCCTAAGTATCTCATTGTTCATACTTGTAAGACTTCAAACTAGGATTAGCCTGTGGAACTTCCCTCAAGTTTATGAGTATTTTTACACACATGCAATAAGCAACTAATCTTTCAAATTTGGTATTGATGGGATGCCTGGGTGCTAAGATCCAAAATCACAACAGATCAAAGTTTATGATCTGCTTTTCTTAGTGacaaggtatggaatcaacctaagtgtccatcaacacatgaacagataaggaaaatgtagtgtatgcatgtatgtgtatctgtttcattttctacttttctgtactGTTCAAATTGTTTTTAGCCATGCTCAAATATCACATTTGAACATTTGAACAGATAAAAAAATgtagtatacatatgtatgtgtatatatgtatacacacacacaatggaatattattcagctttaaaaaagaaggaaatcttgtcatttgaaAAAATGTGGATGAACCAGGAGGaccattatgctaactgaaataagccacatacagaaagacaaatactgtaagaTCTCACAGATGTGTGGAATTTCAAAAAgccaaactcacagaagcagagtaggatggtggttgccagggcctgggacGTGGGGGAAATAGGGAGATGTTTGGTGTCTgttaggaagaatgaataagcTCTGGAGAGCTAATgtacagcatagtgactatagttaatagaaccgtattatatacttgaaatttgtgAAGAGAGTAGATGTTAAATGTTttcactaacaacaacaacaaagataatTGTGAGGTGGTGGATAtattaacttgattgtggtactcatttcacagtgtatacatatgtcaaaacatcatgttgcataCTGTAGATATATACCATTTTTGTCAATCATTCCTCAATAAAGCAGGAAAAATTATTGCATTTTCCACATCACCTTTTGGgatttgatttccttctttttctgtacaCAATTTACCTTATGATGCGTATGAGACTGCTttgtgttttagcaaagaaaacaaatgggaAGGCAAATATATACTCTTGAATTGATTCCTATGTAATTGAATCTTTTATAATTTGCATTCTTAGAGTTGCAGCTGGAtccatgtgtgcgtgtgtgtgtgtgtgtgtgtgtgtgtgtagatgttaATGGCCTTACATTTAATTATGTGATATGCTCTGTGGTGGTGTAGCCGAGAGGAGACgtgaaatgttaaaaatgtgatATGTGAGCATGGCTAAAAACGATTTGAACAGGACAGAAAGGTAGAAAATGAACAGCAACGTTTTTCCCTCCCACCTTCTATTATTAGTCCCACTGCCTGGATATAATGGTATCTTATCACTTGTGTTAGTTCTTTTAGTGGTTATTTTTTACGACTCTGAATGGTAAGATTTTGGCTCTCTTACTTGTTTTATCAGCTTTAAACTGTAGCCTTTGAGTTCCATTCATCAAGGTTTGGGGATTATCTCATTTTGCCCCTAATCCATTTTCCTCTCCTAAATtgattagttttattttgttgttctaaCAGTCATTACTTTTACAATTGTAAGTAATATATTTTCTACACTGCTTTTTTGAACCATGCCTTATGACAGTATCCACAGAGTCCCGATTATGTAGGAGGAAGAAATTAGTGCTTCACCAGTCCTGCACTTCTCCCATATCCCAACTCCTGTCAcctgtggtatcagttataaaCAACTTCATATGACTTCAGGAGAAA
The sequence above is a segment of the Homo sapiens chromosome 7, GRCh38.p14 Primary Assembly genome. Coding sequences within it:
- the TAS2R5 gene encoding taste receptor type 2 member 5, whose protein sequence is MLSAGLGLLMLVAVVEFLIGLIGNGSLVVWSFREWIRKFNWSSYNLIILGLAGCRFLLQWLIILDLSLFPLFQSSRWLRYLSIFWVLVSQASLWFATFLSVFYCKKITTFDRPAYLWLKQRAYNLSLWCLLGYFIINLLLTVQIGLTFYHPPQGNSSIRYPFESWQYLYAFQLNSGSYLPLVVFLVSSGMLIVSLYTHHKKMKVHSAGRRDVRAKAHITALKSLGCFLLLHLVYIMASPFSITSKTYPPDLTSVFIWETLMAAYPSLHSLILIMGIPRVKQTCQKILWKTVCARRCWGP